A single Tuberibacillus sp. Marseille-P3662 DNA region contains:
- the rplU gene encoding 50S ribosomal protein L21, protein MYAIIETGGKQLKVEEGQAVSVEKLDVEPGETVTFDKVLFVGGDNVKVGNPHVDGANVTAKVAEHGKGDKIVVFKMKRRKNYRRKQGHRQPFTKVTIDKINA, encoded by the coding sequence ATGTACGCTATTATTGAAACAGGCGGTAAACAGCTTAAGGTTGAAGAGGGCCAAGCGGTTTCCGTTGAAAAACTAGACGTTGAACCCGGCGAAACGGTGACTTTTGATAAAGTTTTGTTCGTCGGTGGCGACAATGTGAAGGTAGGTAACCCTCACGTTGACGGAGCTAATGTGACAGCAAAAGTCGCTGAACATGGCAAAGGTGATAAGATCGTTGTCTTTAAAATGAAACGTCGTAAAAATTATCGCCGTAAGCAGGGGCATAGACAGCCGTTCACTAAAGTAACCATTGATAAGATCAATGCCTAG
- a CDS encoding ribosomal-processing cysteine protease Prp, with protein sequence MIDVTVARNREYLQTVVIEGHAGSGPHGFDLVCAGVSSVSFGAVNAVEALCDVTLVVNQAQDGGYMRIDVPDGLSHEQEQSVQLLLEGMLVSLRTIENSYSEFIQLND encoded by the coding sequence ATGATTGATGTAACTGTTGCTCGTAATAGAGAATACCTGCAAACGGTGGTGATTGAAGGCCATGCCGGTTCAGGTCCCCATGGATTTGATTTGGTATGTGCTGGTGTATCTTCCGTTTCCTTTGGTGCTGTTAATGCGGTCGAGGCGCTATGTGATGTAACCTTGGTCGTTAATCAAGCCCAAGATGGTGGCTATATGCGAATTGATGTTCCAGATGGGTTATCCCATGAACAGGAACAATCCGTGCAATTGCTGCTGGAAGGTATGCTCGTTTCCTTGCGAACGATTGAAAACTCCTACTCGGAATTTATACAATTAAATGACTAA
- the rpmA gene encoding 50S ribosomal protein L27, producing MLKLDIQFFSAKKGVSSTKNGRDSISKRLGAKRADGQVVTGGSILFRQRGTKIYPGKNVGRGGDDTLFAKSDGVVRYERVGRDRKRVSVYPVAQEA from the coding sequence ATGCTTAAGTTGGACATTCAATTCTTTTCTGCGAAAAAAGGGGTCAGTAGTACCAAAAACGGTCGTGACTCTATTTCCAAACGTCTGGGTGCCAAGCGCGCTGATGGACAGGTTGTAACCGGCGGTTCTATCCTTTTCCGTCAACGGGGTACTAAAATATATCCAGGTAAAAACGTTGGCCGCGGCGGCGATGATACATTGTTTGCTAAGTCAGATGGCGTCGTTCGTTATGAACGTGTTGGTCGCGACCGCAAACGAGTCAGTGTTTATCCAGTTGCACAAGAAGCGTAA
- a CDS encoding Spo0B C-terminal domain-containing protein, whose product MENEELVRVLSGARHDWLNQLQLIKAHLALNRIEQAETVIEDIIVTAQNEAKISQLNAPDFASFFLTFNWYPHSYHLDFEVTGEQQTLASMDQVLVQLAADITGLFDEYAGSMIQNHVRVMMNLSDDEIQITFDYSGSINCEQQLHTAIRDLTMKPYMTLVQNEVTPYEAVATIRLDIKELNGG is encoded by the coding sequence ATGGAAAATGAAGAGCTGGTTCGTGTCCTAAGCGGAGCAAGACACGATTGGCTAAATCAGCTTCAACTCATAAAAGCCCATTTAGCGCTTAATCGAATAGAACAGGCCGAAACTGTCATAGAGGATATCATTGTTACGGCCCAAAACGAAGCAAAAATATCCCAATTGAACGCACCGGATTTCGCATCCTTTTTTTTAACATTTAATTGGTATCCTCATTCGTATCATCTTGACTTCGAGGTAACAGGTGAGCAGCAGACGCTTGCATCAATGGATCAAGTTCTGGTTCAATTAGCCGCTGATATTACCGGTCTGTTTGATGAATATGCAGGATCGATGATTCAGAATCATGTGCGTGTCATGATGAACCTTTCTGATGATGAGATACAGATCACATTTGATTACAGCGGATCAATTAATTGTGAGCAGCAATTACATACAGCTATTCGTGATCTAACCATGAAGCCTTATATGACATTAGTTCAAAATGAAGTCACTCCTTATGAAGCGGTTGCTACGATACGTTTGGACATTAAAGAATTGAACGGAGGTTAA
- the obgE gene encoding GTPase ObgE → MFVDHVDVYIKAGDGGNGMVAFRREKYEPNGGPAGGDGGFGGHVIFKVDEGLRTLMDFRYKKHFKAPKGEGGGPKNQHGKNAKNLIVDVPPGTVVTSQETGDVIADLTEHGDEAIIARGGRGGRGNTRFATASNPAPHHAENGEPGDERNIRIELKLLADVGLIGFPSVGKSTLLSVVSAAKPKVAAYHFTTINPNLGVVASGDGESFVVADLPGLIEGAHEGAGLGDQFLRHIERTRVLIHVIDMSGMEGRDPFEDFQKINDELRQYEYRLTERPQVIAANKMDMPDAEDHLELFKEQLEDEIPIYPISALSKDGLEPLLQEVAQLLQTTPEFPLHFDHAEEPYTYAIDDEQPFKITRDDDGTYVVSGPRVERLFKMTDFNRDESVGRFSRSLRRMGVDDALRERGIQDGDLVRILDFEFEFVH, encoded by the coding sequence ATGTTTGTCGACCATGTTGACGTGTATATAAAAGCCGGTGATGGTGGTAACGGAATGGTAGCGTTTCGTAGAGAAAAATATGAACCCAATGGAGGCCCAGCTGGTGGTGATGGAGGTTTCGGCGGGCATGTTATTTTTAAAGTAGATGAGGGTTTGCGAACGCTGATGGATTTTCGTTATAAAAAACATTTTAAAGCACCCAAAGGTGAGGGCGGTGGACCCAAAAACCAGCACGGAAAAAATGCTAAAAATCTGATTGTTGATGTTCCGCCGGGTACGGTTGTGACCAGTCAGGAGACAGGGGATGTGATCGCTGACTTAACTGAACACGGGGATGAGGCAATCATTGCTAGAGGCGGGCGTGGCGGCCGCGGTAATACCCGATTTGCAACGGCATCAAATCCAGCGCCGCATCATGCAGAAAATGGTGAACCAGGTGATGAACGGAACATTCGGATTGAGCTGAAACTTTTAGCTGATGTCGGTTTGATTGGTTTTCCAAGTGTCGGTAAGTCAACGCTGTTATCTGTAGTATCGGCTGCCAAACCAAAAGTTGCGGCTTATCATTTTACGACGATCAATCCTAATTTAGGCGTTGTTGCTAGTGGCGATGGTGAAAGTTTCGTCGTTGCTGATTTGCCGGGGCTGATTGAAGGTGCGCATGAAGGTGCAGGCTTAGGGGACCAATTTCTCCGTCATATCGAACGTACACGGGTTTTAATTCATGTCATTGATATGTCCGGGATGGAAGGCAGGGATCCCTTTGAAGACTTTCAAAAAATTAATGATGAGTTAAGACAATATGAATACCGGTTGACTGAACGTCCACAAGTCATTGCAGCTAATAAAATGGACATGCCTGATGCGGAGGATCACCTTGAATTGTTTAAGGAACAGTTAGAGGATGAGATTCCGATTTATCCGATTTCAGCCTTGTCAAAGGATGGACTCGAGCCACTGCTTCAGGAAGTTGCACAATTGTTGCAAACGACGCCTGAGTTTCCGCTTCATTTCGATCATGCAGAGGAACCCTATACGTATGCAATAGATGATGAGCAACCATTTAAGATCACTCGGGATGATGATGGAACGTATGTGGTTTCAGGGCCACGGGTTGAGCGTTTGTTTAAAATGACGGACTTTAACCGTGATGAATCTGTCGGCCGGTTTTCACGGAGTTTGCGACGAATGGGCGTTGATGACGCCCTAAGAGAGCGCGGTATTCAAGACGGTGATCTTGTCAGAATTCTTGATTTTGAATTTGAATTTGTCCATTAG
- a CDS encoding ACT domain-containing protein yields MKRQEQFYLVKEDVLSESMTKVLEAKTLLENGQAENVTDAAEKVGLSRSAFYKYRNSIFPFHKIVTENIVTLFFFLEDRTGTLTKLLNIVSQAGCNVLTIHQTIPLQGKANVSLSIDTNAINRKFDDFVDQFRQMAEVIKVDVVGSGGL; encoded by the coding sequence ATGAAAAGACAAGAACAATTTTATTTGGTTAAAGAAGATGTATTATCTGAATCAATGACCAAGGTTCTTGAAGCGAAGACATTATTGGAAAACGGTCAAGCGGAAAATGTCACGGATGCGGCGGAAAAGGTAGGATTAAGCCGCAGTGCCTTTTATAAATACCGAAACAGTATCTTTCCTTTTCATAAAATTGTTACTGAAAATATTGTTACTTTGTTTTTCTTTTTGGAAGACCGGACGGGTACTCTGACAAAATTGCTCAATATTGTTTCACAAGCCGGCTGTAATGTGTTAACGATTCACCAGACAATCCCTTTACAAGGGAAAGCCAATGTATCCTTATCTATTGATACCAATGCAATTAATCGTAAATTCGATGATTTTGTTGACCAGTTTCGGCAAATGGCTGAGGTGATTAAAGTGGATGTCGTTGGTTCAGGAGGGTTATAG
- a CDS encoding transcription repressor NadR translates to MMTKDKIYGEKRRALILQWLEESEEPLTGGDLSDRTNVSRQVIVQDISLLKAKNHPIIATSQGYLYMPTRIEPTASRVIAVKHTPDETAHELNTIVDHGVTIRNVVVEHAIYGEITGSLMLQSRKDVSQFLKKLAEQEASLLSDLTGGVHLHTLEASSESVLDEVIAALKKEGYLL, encoded by the coding sequence TTGATGACAAAAGACAAAATTTATGGAGAGAAAAGAAGAGCCTTGATTCTGCAGTGGCTTGAAGAAAGTGAAGAACCGCTTACAGGTGGTGACCTATCCGATCGAACGAATGTCAGCCGACAAGTCATTGTTCAAGACATCTCGTTATTAAAGGCTAAAAACCATCCTATTATCGCTACTTCTCAAGGTTATCTTTATATGCCGACTAGAATCGAGCCGACAGCCTCAAGAGTGATCGCCGTCAAACACACACCTGATGAAACAGCCCACGAATTGAACACCATCGTTGATCATGGCGTTACCATTAGAAATGTAGTGGTTGAACATGCGATCTATGGTGAGATTACAGGATCACTCATGTTACAAAGTCGTAAAGACGTCAGCCAATTTCTAAAGAAACTTGCTGAACAGGAAGCCAGCTTACTATCGGACTTGACCGGCGGCGTGCATCTGCATACTCTTGAAGCCTCATCAGAGTCTGTGCTTGACGAAGTAATAGCAGCATTAAAAAAAGAGGGTTATCTACTATAA
- a CDS encoding LysM peptidoglycan-binding domain-containing protein has product MKIYVVQKGDTMYEIAQKHGIALETVKKANPQIKNPDNLQPGMKLKIPSTSKAVKKEKPKKEQPKKEQPKKEQPKKEQPKKEQPKKEQPKKEQPKKEQPKKEQPKKEQPKKEQPKKEQPKKEQPKKEQPKKEQPKKEQPKKEETGKKENMKPMPEEPIKTEKPAPKTNKQPGNKSNNDQKVTINQQAAKPEMKEVSLNQWLDEADNQGFSGKDIQPKGSNDAEPSKETPIKTQSYNHKPSKTKAPSFPLSDEEWNINPYDLDMSNQDIPMLESDYYPNMINPKSSASNETSVNGGQGGTAIWGASDSSYGYQPHMQQGFNQPQMPETPMSQQWMEPTAKGMNPQQFMPYQVPGPETQPMFFNDSMYQQQMMPNYQHSMPEYQQPVMPDYLNYQQPMPEYQQPIMPNYQNYQQSMPMYQQPVMPDYQNYQQSMPGYHPQMMPYGMDPYYQDCGCGAPPSPHMMPVYQDPGYWGMDQNGLNIRWDAYANYENHPYQPNFPKASNDEEDV; this is encoded by the coding sequence TTGAAAATTTATGTCGTACAAAAAGGTGATACCATGTACGAAATCGCCCAAAAGCACGGTATTGCTTTAGAAACTGTGAAGAAGGCCAATCCGCAGATAAAAAATCCCGACAATCTTCAACCTGGGATGAAATTAAAGATTCCAAGTACTTCGAAAGCTGTAAAAAAGGAAAAGCCGAAGAAGGAGCAGCCGAAGAAGGAGCAGCCGAAGAAGGAGCAGCCGAAGAAGGAGCAGCCAAAGAAAGAGCAGCCGAAGAAGGAGCAGCCGAAGAAGGAGCAGCCGAAGAAGGAGCAACCGAAGAAGGAGCAACCGAAGAAGGAGCAGCCGAAGAAAGAGCAACCGAAGAAAGAGCAGCCGAAGAAAGAGCAACCGAAGAAAGAGCAACCGAAGAAAGAGCAACCGAAGAAAGAGCAACCGAAAAAAGAAGAAACCGGCAAAAAAGAAAATATGAAGCCTATGCCAGAGGAACCTATAAAAACGGAAAAACCGGCTCCTAAGACAAATAAGCAACCTGGAAATAAAAGTAATAATGACCAAAAAGTCACGATTAACCAACAAGCAGCTAAACCTGAGATGAAAGAGGTATCATTGAATCAATGGTTAGATGAAGCCGATAACCAAGGTTTTAGCGGTAAGGATATCCAGCCAAAAGGGTCCAATGATGCTGAGCCATCTAAAGAAACCCCAATTAAGACACAATCTTATAATCATAAACCGTCGAAGACTAAGGCGCCAAGTTTTCCATTAAGCGACGAGGAGTGGAATATCAATCCATATGATTTGGATATGTCAAATCAAGATATCCCTATGTTGGAGAGTGATTATTATCCAAATATGATTAATCCCAAATCGTCTGCCTCTAATGAAACATCAGTTAATGGCGGACAGGGTGGCACTGCCATATGGGGAGCTTCTGACTCATCTTATGGCTATCAACCCCATATGCAGCAAGGATTTAACCAACCACAAATGCCGGAAACACCGATGTCACAACAGTGGATGGAACCAACGGCAAAGGGGATGAATCCTCAGCAATTCATGCCTTATCAGGTGCCTGGACCTGAAACACAACCGATGTTTTTCAATGATAGTATGTATCAGCAGCAGATGATGCCGAACTATCAACACTCGATGCCAGAATATCAACAACCGGTAATGCCGGATTATCTGAATTATCAACAACCGATGCCGGAATATCAACAGCCGATAATGCCGAACTATCAGAATTATCAGCAATCGATGCCGATGTATCAACAACCGGTAATGCCGGACTATCAGAATTATCAGCAGTCAATGCCAGGTTACCATCCACAAATGATGCCTTATGGTATGGATCCTTATTATCAGGACTGTGGTTGTGGTGCACCACCATCCCCACACATGATGCCGGTTTACCAAGATCCTGGTTATTGGGGAATGGATCAAAATGGGCTCAATATCCGTTGGGATGCTTACGCCAATTATGAAAATCATCCTTATCAACCTAATTTTCCGAAAGCAAGTAACGATGAAGAAGATGTGTGA
- the nadE gene encoding NAD(+) synthase, producing the protein MTDQAIDGLVNWLQEKVREANADGALVGVSGGIDSSVVAHLIKKAFPEQSLGVIMPCKSDPQDQEDARTVIDSADIDAITVDLTETHNVLYNQIKDQFGSRWDEEKGKIGDGNLRARLRMSTLYTIANQFNYLVVGTDNAAEWYTGYFTKYGDGGVDLVPLVHHTKGEVSELAKALGVPDTIIEKKPSAGLWEGQTDENEMGTTYDKIDAYILGQSIPEEDEAIITSLHDRSKHKRELAASPPRKF; encoded by the coding sequence TTGACAGATCAAGCCATTGATGGATTGGTGAATTGGCTTCAGGAAAAAGTAAGGGAAGCCAATGCTGATGGTGCATTAGTTGGTGTCAGCGGCGGGATAGACTCAAGCGTCGTTGCTCACTTGATAAAGAAGGCATTCCCAGAACAATCACTCGGTGTGATCATGCCTTGTAAAAGTGATCCCCAAGATCAAGAAGATGCCCGTACTGTGATTGACAGCGCTGATATTGATGCAATCACGGTTGATTTAACTGAAACCCATAATGTTTTATACAATCAAATTAAGGATCAATTTGGTTCGCGTTGGGATGAAGAAAAAGGGAAAATCGGAGACGGTAATTTGCGTGCGCGGTTACGTATGAGCACCTTATATACGATTGCTAACCAATTTAATTATCTTGTTGTTGGAACTGATAACGCTGCCGAATGGTACACTGGTTATTTCACAAAATATGGTGATGGCGGTGTTGATCTTGTACCGCTTGTACATCATACAAAAGGTGAAGTGAGTGAATTAGCGAAAGCTTTAGGGGTTCCGGATACAATCATTGAGAAGAAGCCAAGTGCCGGTCTTTGGGAAGGCCAAACAGATGAAAATGAAATGGGAACGACCTATGACAAAATTGATGCTTACATATTAGGGCAAAGCATTCCCGAAGAAGATGAAGCGATTATTACCTCGCTTCATGATCGTTCAAAACATAAGCGAGAGTTGGCTGCGTCTCCACCACGAAAATTTTAA
- a CDS encoding YhcN/YlaJ family sporulation lipoprotein codes for MKKTLLTLSTALMASGMLTGCGANDDNQGMNENGLRDVRYNNNANNNDARGPLANQPNVQDPENAENIDMDNNKNNPNKNKNNNYDNGDQYVYDTEATRRIASQVNRLSGVDDAHALINGNTVVIGIDTNDDNANTQDIEEKVRTTAKSLVRDKNIRVVSDESIVNRIGDVYDKVDNGNTDEVQSDIRGIMQDIGNAAKRPFENNNK; via the coding sequence TTGAAAAAAACACTTTTAACTCTGTCTACCGCTTTAATGGCGAGTGGAATGCTTACCGGCTGTGGTGCTAACGACGACAATCAGGGTATGAACGAAAATGGGTTGAGGGACGTCCGGTATAACAACAACGCCAATAATAATGATGCTAGAGGGCCGCTAGCAAACCAACCCAATGTTCAGGATCCAGAAAATGCCGAGAACATTGATATGGATAATAATAAGAACAATCCTAATAAAAATAAGAATAACAATTATGACAATGGTGATCAATATGTCTATGATACGGAAGCCACACGTCGGATTGCCAGTCAAGTTAACCGTTTGAGCGGTGTTGACGATGCTCATGCATTGATAAATGGCAATACGGTCGTCATCGGTATCGATACAAACGATGATAATGCCAATACTCAAGATATAGAAGAAAAAGTCCGTACAACGGCGAAAAGTCTTGTCCGTGACAAAAATATTCGTGTCGTTTCTGATGAAAGCATCGTTAACCGAATTGGCGATGTCTATGACAAAGTCGATAATGGCAATACGGATGAGGTGCAATCAGATATTAGAGGTATCATGCAGGATATTGGCAATGCAGCAAAACGCCCTTTCGAGAATAATAATAAATAA
- a CDS encoding methionine biosynthesis PLP-dependent protein produces MKNIETILAQIGNQSEITGAVSPPVYLSTAYRHQGLGQSTGYDYTRTGNPTRAILEDAIAELEGGRRGIAFSSGMAAIQAVLSLFSSGDELLVSEDLYGGTYRLFEDFAGKWGLSFQYHHFLDITDTVSRISERTKAIFIETPTNPLMHETDIEAVAQIARQHGLLLIVDNTFYTPLLQQPIDKGADVVVHSGTKYLGGHNDVLAGLIVTKSEETGEQLASYQNAAGAVLSPFDCWLLMRGMKTLGLRMRQHEANAKRIAQFLQKHSAVKDVLYPGQGGMLSFRLHSEDGVAPFLEQLQVIAFAESLGGVESFITYPATQTHADIPEAIRIEQGVCNRLLRMSVGVEYIDDLLADLDLALQKQKEVITRG; encoded by the coding sequence TTGAAGAACATCGAAACTATTTTAGCTCAAATTGGTAACCAAAGCGAAATAACGGGAGCAGTCAGCCCACCCGTCTATTTGTCTACAGCCTATCGTCACCAGGGTCTCGGCCAATCGACCGGTTATGATTACACACGAACGGGTAATCCGACTCGCGCTATTTTGGAAGATGCCATTGCTGAATTGGAAGGTGGCAGGCGAGGGATAGCTTTCAGCTCAGGAATGGCAGCGATCCAAGCCGTTTTGTCTTTATTTTCTTCCGGAGATGAGCTGTTAGTTTCCGAAGATTTGTATGGCGGGACCTATCGATTGTTTGAGGATTTTGCTGGTAAGTGGGGTTTGTCGTTTCAATACCATCATTTCCTTGATATCACTGATACGGTATCAAGGATTAGCGAACGCACAAAAGCGATTTTTATCGAAACGCCGACCAATCCATTGATGCATGAAACCGATATTGAGGCTGTGGCCCAAATCGCGCGCCAGCATGGATTACTTTTGATCGTGGATAACACATTTTATACGCCGCTGTTGCAACAGCCGATTGACAAAGGAGCGGATGTTGTTGTCCATAGTGGAACTAAGTATCTCGGCGGACATAACGACGTTCTCGCTGGTTTGATTGTGACCAAGAGCGAGGAAACGGGTGAACAACTGGCTAGCTATCAGAATGCTGCAGGTGCCGTCTTATCACCGTTCGATTGTTGGTTGCTTATGCGCGGTATGAAAACATTAGGGCTGAGAATGAGGCAGCATGAAGCGAATGCGAAACGGATTGCTCAGTTTCTTCAAAAGCACTCGGCCGTTAAAGACGTTCTTTATCCGGGCCAAGGTGGTATGCTTTCGTTTCGTTTACATTCGGAAGATGGTGTGGCCCCGTTTCTCGAGCAGTTACAAGTGATCGCATTTGCTGAAAGTCTTGGCGGTGTTGAGAGTTTTATTACTTATCCGGCAACACAAACACATGCAGATATTCCCGAAGCGATCCGTATTGAACAAGGGGTATGTAATCGACTCCTTCGTATGTCTGTCGGTGTTGAATATATTGATGATTTGCTGGCTGATCTTGATCTGGCCTTGCAAAAACAGAAAGAGGTGATCACTCGTGGGTGA
- the metC gene encoding cystathionine beta-lyase: MGEATYCFQTKLLHNQHKVDPNTGAVSVPIQPASTFHQFDMDHFGQYDYSRSGNPTRAALEDAIADLEGGVQGFAFASGMAAISTAFMLLSQGDHVLLSEDVYGGTYRMTSEVLGRFGIEHTFVDTTDIEMVARHIQSNTKVIYIETPSNPLLKITDIRAVTELAQSHGCLTFVDNTFATPAVQRPLELGADVVLHSATKFIAGHSDVVAGLAVVKDQHLGDQIAFLQNSFGAILGVQDAWLVLRGLKTLQVRMNQSTASAKTIAAFLEEHPSVDNVYYPGLASDPGRDLHLSQANDTGAVLSFSLHDEAAVRQLTEHMQIPVFSVSLGAVESILSYPAKMSHASMPAVEREKRGITDGLLRLSVGLEDHDDLIQDLTQALSGVEAAAVSKQ; encoded by the coding sequence GTGGGTGAAGCAACTTATTGTTTTCAGACAAAGCTCTTGCATAATCAACATAAAGTCGATCCGAACACGGGCGCAGTCAGTGTCCCAATTCAACCGGCATCGACCTTCCATCAGTTTGATATGGATCATTTTGGCCAGTACGATTACAGCCGGTCAGGCAATCCAACAAGGGCAGCTTTAGAAGATGCGATTGCTGATTTGGAAGGAGGCGTTCAAGGTTTCGCCTTTGCTTCAGGCATGGCTGCGATTTCAACAGCCTTCATGTTACTTTCGCAAGGAGACCATGTCTTGCTTTCAGAAGATGTCTATGGCGGCACATATCGAATGACCTCCGAGGTGCTAGGCCGTTTTGGTATTGAGCACACGTTTGTGGATACAACTGATATAGAAATGGTGGCCCGTCATATTCAAAGCAATACAAAAGTCATTTATATTGAAACACCCTCAAATCCATTATTAAAAATTACGGATATCCGTGCTGTGACAGAACTAGCGCAGTCTCATGGTTGTTTGACATTTGTTGATAACACCTTTGCTACACCGGCTGTGCAGCGTCCACTTGAATTGGGTGCTGACGTTGTTTTACATAGCGCGACCAAGTTTATCGCAGGGCACAGCGATGTTGTGGCTGGTTTGGCTGTTGTTAAAGATCAGCATCTCGGTGACCAGATTGCTTTTTTACAGAATTCATTTGGAGCCATTCTCGGCGTGCAAGATGCGTGGCTTGTTTTGCGCGGATTAAAAACCCTGCAGGTGCGTATGAACCAGTCAACAGCATCCGCTAAAACCATCGCTGCTTTTCTAGAAGAACACCCCAGTGTCGACAATGTCTACTATCCTGGACTCGCGTCAGATCCAGGCCGCGATTTACATTTAAGTCAAGCTAATGATACTGGTGCTGTACTTTCTTTTAGTTTGCACGATGAAGCGGCCGTTCGCCAATTGACAGAACACATGCAAATTCCGGTGTTCTCAGTAAGTCTCGGTGCCGTTGAATCCATTTTGTCTTATCCGGCTAAAATGTCGCACGCCTCCATGCCAGCTGTCGAAAGGGAGAAACGAGGCATTACGGACGGATTATTGCGTCTTTCTGTTGGACTAGAAGATCACGATGATTTAATTCAAGATCTAACACAAGCTTTATCAGGTGTGGAAGCGGCTGCTGTCTCGAAGCAGTAG
- a CDS encoding M42 family metallopeptidase: MDINMNRDYVVDITKKLLMTPSPSGFCQEVLDHVIHEADSLGYQWESTPKGNLIVSVPGKQSDVLGLSGHVDTLGAMVRSITSDGTLKLTSVGGFMMHAIEGEYCQIHTRDSRTYTGTILTNQPSIHVYKGAKSQDRDEKAMEVRIDEKVSSQEDVKALGINVGDYISFDARTQVVPSGFIKSRHLDDKASVGVLLGLLKWLSDNSITPEKTLKIIITTYEEVGHGAAYIPEDIRELIAVDMGAMGDDLSCTEYDVSICAKDSSGPYDYEMTTQLINIAKNQNLNHAVDIYPFYGSDGSAALKGGNNIRCALVGPGVHASHSMERTHIDALDNTFQLLAHYITQ; this comes from the coding sequence GTGGACATTAATATGAACCGTGACTATGTTGTAGATATAACAAAAAAGTTGCTGATGACACCAAGTCCTAGCGGATTTTGTCAAGAAGTTTTGGATCACGTCATCCATGAAGCAGATTCATTGGGTTATCAATGGGAATCAACGCCGAAAGGCAATCTTATCGTTTCGGTACCTGGAAAACAATCCGATGTTCTCGGTCTCAGTGGTCATGTAGATACGCTAGGGGCTATGGTTCGTTCGATCACATCTGATGGGACATTGAAATTGACCTCTGTCGGCGGGTTTATGATGCACGCTATTGAAGGTGAGTATTGCCAAATACATACACGTGACAGCCGCACATACACAGGTACAATTTTAACGAACCAGCCATCTATTCATGTCTATAAAGGAGCTAAGAGCCAGGATCGTGATGAAAAAGCTATGGAAGTACGAATTGATGAAAAAGTGTCGAGTCAAGAGGATGTCAAAGCTCTAGGTATCAATGTCGGCGATTATATTTCTTTCGATGCAAGAACCCAAGTCGTGCCGAGCGGTTTTATTAAATCACGGCATCTTGATGATAAAGCAAGTGTTGGTGTCTTGCTTGGCTTGTTAAAATGGCTGAGCGATAATAGCATCACGCCTGAAAAAACGCTAAAAATCATCATTACTACTTATGAAGAAGTCGGTCATGGGGCTGCCTATATTCCTGAAGATATTCGTGAATTAATAGCGGTTGATATGGGGGCAATGGGTGATGACTTGTCTTGTACGGAATATGATGTTTCGATTTGTGCCAAAGACTCATCAGGCCCGTATGATTATGAAATGACGACCCAACTCATCAATATTGCCAAAAACCAAAATTTAAATCACGCTGTTGACATTTATCCTTTTTATGGTTCAGACGGATCAGCCGCACTTAAAGGCGGCAACAATATCCGTTGCGCACTTGTTGGACCCGGTGTTCACGCTTCCCACAGCATGGAACGCACTCATATTGACGCCTTGGACAATACCTTTCAACTTTTGGCTCATTACATCACACAATAA